The window GGAAAGCTGGGATATGTAGTCCAGCTTTACATCCAGGAAGAGACCGGCACAAATCTTCATGAGCACACTAAATCCTCTGCCTCATTCCTTAAATGAATATTAATGATTGTacacactagctgtgtgactttaggctcAGGGCtcatttcacctttttaaaaataggcataAAATTGGAATTACATTTTCAAAGCGTATAAAGATGCCTTGTTGCTAACTAGCAAGCACCTTATTTGTCTATAAGAATATAATGAACACCTACATAGATGTTTCccagatttatatatattaacgCTATACCATATCCTTGACTTAGTTTAAGATATAAAACATAAATCTAGTTGGAGGTGATGTAAGCATTTCTCTTtaattccatttctctttctctttcctctctctcacaaacTCAGTGTTTATTAATCTTATGCACTGATATCCCTTTTTTAAGAATCACTTAGAATTTAGTACTGCTGTCTTAGTGACCAGTTTATAATCATAGTCAGCCAACTCTCTTGTGGGATGAAAGGCATCAGATGCTGTTAAACCATTCCCTGAGTGGAAGGCACAAAATCCTCCCTAAACCTGCGGAGCTAATCTCCAGGCACATAGCGGCCCtttggggatggggaagggggagaTAGGGAGTCAGAGAAGTAATCACAGGCCAGACCATGACAGACATTGTACATTGGCTAAGAATTCGGATTTTATCCTGAAAACAGTGAGAATTCCATTCATTATTAAGAATGTTCAAAGTGGTGATTTAGAGGGATAATTCTTATAGCTATGTTAGGACGGCCCGGAGCTAGAAGAGACCCTTGCATGGGATTGGGAAGAGATAACGTGGACTTCAGCTAAAACGGTGACCCCCCCTGGATATGGGCTTCTTCTTGGCGTGGACCTGGAGGGCTCACAGTTCTTCTTGCTGCTTCAGAGAGGATTGCGCTCCAGATTGACACGGGGGAGCTGTCAGCAGAAGCTGCTGTTTTCTCCTAGCATTTGGACCTTGACCTTTTAAGCTAAAGAGGTCTTGATCCATCAGGATTATAGCCCTTCTTTCAGACTCCCAAGCACCTTATtcacattctttttcctttttttatttcttacagcaACCCTTTGGGATAGctatcatttttacttctttttttttttttttgtatttttctgaagctggaaatggggagagacagacagactcccacatgcgcctgaccaggatccacctggcacgcccaccaggggcggcgctctgaccaccagggggcgatgctctgtccctccggggcgtcgctctgccgtgaccagagccactctagcgcctggggcagaggccaaggagccatccccagtgcctgggccatctttgctccaatggagccttggctgcgggagggaaagagagagacagaaaggaaggagggggtgggggtggagaagcaaatgggcgcttctcctatgtgccctggccgggaattgaaccctgatcccctgcacgccaggccgatgctctaccgctgagccaaccggccagggccatttttacttcttttcaaaaatgaggaacaggcctgacctgtggtggcacagtggataaagcgtcgacctggaaatgctgaggtcaccggttcgaaaccctgggcttgcctggtcaaggcacatatgggagttgatgcttccagctcctcccccctgtctctctctctgtctctctctctctccctctctctctcctccctaaaaatgaataaagaaaaaaaagaaagaaaaaaaaaatgaggaacgTAAGGCCCGGAGTGGTCAGACAGCTTAACTAAGATTACTGGACAGAGCCTGAGCTGAGCTGTTTTTAATTTAAGTCTGACTTGCCTTCCTGCCACATTGCCTGTCCCAAGGCATAATTGCTCATGTTTATTGAGGAATTGCTAATGTGCCAGGCAACATTCTAAGGCCTTCGCATGTGTGATTCCATTTAATTATCAATATAGCTCTCTGAGGGAGATAATATTATTATCctaattttgtaattttcctGAGAATTTAAGTGACTTGTTCAAGATAACACATTGGTCAAGATGACTAATACCACTTAACTCTGGAGCCATTGTCCTGACTTACCTTTAATGGGAAGGCAGTTGTTTTGATTTCCAAAAGtacagggagaggggaaagactATGTTGTAATTGAAAGCATTTTATTAAACTTCGTTATTAGAGCCCGAATTTCAATGTGTCAAAATACTGTAGAGAATATAGATAGCTATAAGCCATACTCAATACCAGATTTGAATGGACCAAGCTGATTATTAAGTCCTACAACTTTGACATAGTCCTTGGTCACAATGACTTCTTGATATGGTGAAGTGGTCACAGGAGAACTGGGCTTAGAGCTGGGAAGCCAGGGTTCTAATCCTGGTGCCGCCGCGAGCAGTCTTTGTGGTCTTGGCTGTGATCTTATCATCCTGGCCTTTAATTTTTCCATCTCAGAAATTgaagaaatggcctgaccaggcagtggcacagtggatagagtgtcagactgggctgttgaggacccaggttcgagaccccaaggtcgccagcttgagcacaggctgatctggtttgagcaaggctcaccagcttgggaaaaggttgctggctagagcaaggggtcacctggtctgctgtagccccccagccaaggcacatatgagaaatcaatcaatgaacaaccaaggagccgcaacgaagaattgatgtttctcatctctctcccttcctgtctgcctgtctgtccctgtctgtccctctctgactctctgtttttgccaaaaaaaaaaaaaaaaaaaaaaaaaagaaatgaaagaaatgaaagaaatgaccTAGAGAATCTTCAGTGTCTCCAACCACTCTGtgattttttcttagaaaatgacttcaaaaaaatgacagaaaattgaaataaagaaatacttttagaaatgcaaagaaatcatttttttaatattttaaaaagtgagaacaaGTAATATTTACAGAGCACTAGAAGTTACAcgttaacatttttttcctgctAATATTATAAACATGCACATATGTTTAGCTGTTTGTGAAAAAATTGAAATCAATGACTCTAGCGGCTAacatcattattaaaaaaataaagttgaaatagATTAGTTAAACATTGTAAGTGTGAAACAAGTCCATACCTAAGAAAGGTAAcatctttaaaagaaatcaaCTCATGCAATAGTTTCCAGTTGAACCCTCTTGAAAGAAACCATAGATTTGGGAGAACATGTGCACACAAAAGAGAAGATGGATACAGAATTCTAGAAAACatcaaggttttttgttgttgttgttttttttttccctcatggCTAATTCTTTCTAAAAGAGCTATATTTTTTTACACAACTATATTTGTCAATAACTTAATAGGTTGCTGAAATTCCTTTCAAACCCATCTTCAAATCCCCCTCTATTCTACAGAGTGAACGCCCGCCTGGGGGGCAGGTTGGtacagttttgtttattttactttccaaAGGGAGTTTTTCTGCAGGAGCCTGACAGCATTTGTTCAATTTGTTTAAATGATGGCACAGATGCGGGCTAATTTCCAGAGGCCCACAGGAACATTTCTTGCTTTTGCCCTTCTGTAAAGGGCTTGGTCGTAATAGCTAGGAAATCTTCCTCCCCTTTGGCACCGAGCAATTCACAGAGCTGCCTCCTGTCCCAGCGTTCCACACGCCAGCGGAGTTGCTGTGCAGTGGAGCCGAAGCCCTCACCTGTGGACTGACTGCGTTGCTGGGGCAGCCCTGTCAGCCACCCTCTTACAGTATTCCCTACGGCCTACCTTTCTGATCTCACTTTCCTTGAAAAAGCCATTGTTGAGTTTCTTGTTATCTCCCAGGCGTAGTGCTAGGCTGCAGTCATGAAGCTGCTGGCCCTGCTGTGGAGAGCCCAAGGGCCTACCAGAAGAACGCTGCCTTCAGTACTTGCGCCCACTCCTAGCTCACGTCTTCCCTCTGGGCATCGTTATCTCCATCTCTCAGAGGGAGGGATTGGCTGAGAGGGTGTCTAAGACTGTTAAAGAGAAAAGTACCCATGTGTCCATAAGTTAAGAAAGACTAAATAAAACGTAAGGAACCAGACCTAAGATACGGGGTTGAGTGGTGACAGGCTCCTGTCCCCAGCGCCCTCAGTTCTGGCACTCTCAAGCGCTGGAGAGCCGGGATCAGTGGGGTGTGACGCTCCCCTAGCCAACAGTGGCGTGCGGCCTGCGCATGTTGTACACACACGGACCTTTTGAATGGCTTGGTCCTTCAGGACAAAGGTAGGCAGCCTGCAATGCCAttgctctttattcttttatttcactgaaaGAGCAGTAGCTGGGCCCCAGGCCTTGCACGGTGCAGTCGGTACTGTCCCTGTCACACTTGCCACAGTGACATGCAGTGGCTACTGGGTACGTGTACACGGAGTCCGCCTGGTGAGCACAGCCAGGCACACTCACTGTCTCGTACACCAGCTCCTTGAAGGTACACGTTTTCTGGGTGTTGCGTCTGGCTGGGTCCTTGTACACCAGATCCTGAGGAGTTTAGGAAGGGTACCATTAGATCACAATATTCTGGAAGGTTCTACTTAGCATAATCAAAACCAGACAGGAATTTAATATTTCTTGCTCTAATATTTTCCCATTAAAGCTCACTTGTGGAATTCCTAACCAAGGGAACACGAGCTCATAAATGACCTACCTATATGCTATAGCGTGTTTTTGGTGGTTCTGGAAATCttacagaaaatataatttattccttTCCCCACTCCCTATGTCTGTagcaaaatattatttctcaaaCTGAAGAGAAACTTTGAATTTCAATATAGAATAACAATGAGCCAGGGAAACATGACAGATTTTAAGTTGACTTTTTGTACTTAGTCGAAAACTATATTAATGACAACTTAAGCCATAAAACACTGAAGTTTAATTTCGCAGAAAATGATTCCCAATACATTGTCCCTGCGTGTTGATTGAAGGTCAAAGAGACATACTATGAAAGGTTGATGCTTAGCTTAACATGACTATGGAGGCTTACGTAAGATGTGAAATATTCCACTGGTTTGTAGATATGTTCCTCCcttaaatgctttatattttgCAGTACCTTGAGTGTCAAGGGATATGTGGTTTGCATATCAGAACTTTTAATCCAGGTAGAACGCATGTGTTCCAACCCTTTCTAATAAAATAACACTATTTGCACTGAGGGAAGAAATTGGCACTGCTGTTTAATTTATTTCAACATCATACTATCAAGTCTGTAACTTAAGAAGGTTCAATAAATTGTataattcagtggtccccaaccttttttgggccacggactggtttaatgtcagaaaatattttcatggaacagtctttagggtgggatggataaatgtatcacgtgaccgagacaagcgccaagagtgagtcttagacggatgtgacagagggaatctggtcattttttaaaaataaaacatcattcagacttaaatataaataaaacagaaataatgtaagttatttattctttctttgcggaccggtaccaaatggcccatggaccggtactggttcgcggcccgggggttggggaccaatgGTATATATAAGTGGAGGTAGATCACACTTATGTATATTTACCACCCAATAaagtatatttcattaaaaagttgCCAGTTTCAACTTCAGTTTGCAGAATGGAATTCTGCATAGAAAGCCAGGTGCTAAgggggacaaaaaaagaaaagaaaaaaaaaaaagaaaagcagaagctGCCTTCTTACTTGAATTGATGCAAAGAAACTCTGTGACTAGAAATGAATGGTTTTATGCCTCTGTGCCTTGGCTTTCTCAACAGTATAAAAAGTGAGTGTGTTTGTAGATTCGTTTTGGTTCTACCAGTCTGCAAGGAATGATTGCTGCTTGTTGGCATTTATATTCAGGAGGGCCAATACAGCAGTTTATATAACGtggttgtttgtgtttttatgtggCTTAGAAACATACTTCGGTACTATTTCTATTGCAAAGATATGGCTTCAATTACATAGAAATAGCAAtacataatattataaaaatacatctACACGGGGATTAGTTTTTTTGGGAATATTGTAGATCTGTTACTAAATATATGTATGCTTACATGTTTATCTCTCAATATGTAAAATCTACCataaaattcctttctttttcttttgaaatgcagAGTCGACATCTTACCAAATTGATCAGATCAAAGCTGAGCCTTCCCTAAATTTACTCGAAATCAAACCCAGACCCAAAACATCTAACTGATATTCTGGTAATTAACCTTAATCATAACACAGACAATATTGGTTAGAGGACTCATGGCTATGACTTgggaaaattaaaatagtaataacgTAGGAATTACTGGAAGTTGCCTTCTGCAGACCCTCagcaccctccctcccttccagcgAAGCCATGTTCCTACCCGGGTGTAGCAGTAGCCCGCACACCAAGTGGTGTTGatgctgaggcagaagccacattcttctttctccatggtgatggtgatgttggTCAGCTCACAGCTGTTGCAGCAAATTGCTTTCCAGCAACAGAAAAGAAAGCCAAACAGGACTGACTTCATCCTGGACTAGGAAGCAAACAATTAAGTCCCATGagaaaccaaaaaaccaaagaattata is drawn from Saccopteryx leptura isolate mSacLep1 chromosome 1, mSacLep1_pri_phased_curated, whole genome shotgun sequence and contains these coding sequences:
- the FSHB gene encoding follitropin subunit beta, coding for MKSVLFGFLFCCWKAICCNSCELTNITITMEKEECGFCLSINTTWCAGYCYTRDLVYKDPARRNTQKTCTFKELVYETVSVPGCAHQADSVYTYPVATACHCGKCDRDSTDCTVQGLGPSYCSFSEIKE